Proteins from one Oryza sativa Japonica Group chromosome 12, ASM3414082v1 genomic window:
- the LOC107279674 gene encoding protein FAR1-RELATED SEQUENCE 5-like, translated as MGEFRGTGNKDDAKCGKDCSTDSYMDNSSNTNDDDYAECSLGDHNKSQPNDPSSSHNVFHSVEEDNVALDEYWNIVQMNFQTEDECYNFYNSYAKRKGFSEGIRDPSLVKPEDRARRERALTRMECAASLSIKLDKKRGIWFVDNFIDDHNHPLTSHDETPFLRSHRKIKDFQKSEIHSLESIGIRKNVIMKVMKCKYGGYDKVGFVKKDLYNYSSRYKRSRILEGDASATLELMKKRRDKDPGFFYEYQVDDEGRLKNLFWCDAQSRMDYQSFGDVVFDSTQRMNKYNMPFIPFVGLNHHRQTTIFACGIVSDECVESYTWFLQVFLRAMCQQKPRSIITDSDNAMMKAIRQVLPDTDHRVCSWHIERGINKHLHFSQIKIFRSFIYDACSHAEFEEKWSSFVLKYRTSRNKGWLKRMYRKRKLWAAAFLTNTYFLGMKSNQRSESLNSCLHRHLDYYMSLLDLVEHYEVCVSELREKEAEFDSKASQSWPATITDSPEIEESAGHIFTSANFDLVQKELQKLDGLHVDVVQDGKGERYMVTSEQKSARKCYVDYTRIGGNHDIRCSCRKMEREGIPCKHILSVLKHLEVKVKEIPKCCVLQRLSKNAKADLPSVRKSDLHVWTEKQKNYYELNARGSELFDLASNSCELFGEVKEYMESQLSKISSSNAATKKHTHVDEVGETSHRPEGSVLDPICVATKGAPRSMKGWDEHRPRLCSRCRQPGHDIRRCPEAKREE; from the exons ATGGGTGAGTTTCGTGGCACAGGCAATAAAGATGATGCTAAATGTGGCAAGGATTGTTCAACTGATTCGTACATGGACAATTCGTCCAATACAAATGATGATGACTATGCTGAATGTTCCTTG gGAGACCACAATAAATCTCAGCCTAATGATCCTAGTAGCAGTCACAATGTGTTCCACAGCGTTGAGGAAGATAATGTAGCTCTAGATGAGTACTGGAATATAGTTCAAATGAATTTTCAGACTGAAGATGAATGTTACAACTTCTACAATAGTTATGCTAAAAGGAAAGGTTTTAGT GAGGGGATTCGAGATCCTAGTTTGGTAAAACCTGAGGATCGTGCAAGAAGGGAAAGAGCGTTGACTCGAATGGAATGCGCTGCTAGTCTTAGCATCAAGCTTGATAAGAAACGTGGTATCTGGTTTGTAGACAATTTTATTGATGACCATAACCACCCATTGACGAGCCACGACGAAACTCCATTTCTTCGGTCTCATAGGAAAATTAAGGACTTCCAAAAATCTGAAATACATTCACTAGAATCTATTGGTATTCGGAAAAATGTCATAATGAAGGTCATGAAGTGCAAGTATGGAGGATACGATAAGGTGGGATTTGTCAAAAAGGACTTGTACAATTATTCATCAAGGTATAAGAGGTCTAGAATTTTGGAAGGTGATGCAAGTGCAACTTTAGAACTTATGAAGAAAAGGCGGGACAAGGATCCTGGTTTTTTCTATGAGTACCAAGTTGATGATGAAGGTCGTCTGAAAAATCTGTTTTGGTGTGATGCTCAGTCTCGCATGGACTATCAATCGTTCGGTGATGTTGTGTTTGATAGCACACAAAGGATGAACAAATATAACATGCCATTTATTCCCTTTGTTGGGCTCAACCACCATCGTCAAACCACTATTTTTGCCTGTGGTATTGTGTCCGACGAGTGTGTTGAATCTTATACTTGGTTTCTTCAGGTGTTCTTGAGAGCAATGTGCCAGCAGAAACCAAGGTCTATAATAACGGACAGCGATAATGCAATGATGAAAGCAATCCGCCAAGTGCTCCCAGATACCGACCATCGTGTATGCTCGTGGCATATCGAGAGAGGTATCAATAAGCACCTCCATTTCTCACAAATAAAGATATTCAGGTCCTTTATATATGATGCCTGCTCACATGCTGAATTTGAAGAAAAGTGGAGTAGTTTTGTTTTAAAGTACAGAACCTCTAGAAACAAGGGTTGGTTGAAAAGGATGTATAGAAAGAGGAAATTGTGGGCAGCTGCTTTCTTGACTAACACATATTTTTTGGGCATGAAAAGCAACCAGAGGAGTGAGAGCTTGAATTCATGCCTTCATAGGCATCTAGACTATTACATGTCTTTGCTTGATTTAGTAGAGCATTATGAGGTATGTGTTTCTGAATTGCGTGAAAAAGAGGCTGAGTTTGATTCGAAAGCATCTCAATCATGGCCTGCTACTATCACTGATAGTCCTGAAATCGAAGAATCTGCAGGGCATATTTTCACATCTGCAAATTTTGATCTAGTTCAAAAGGAGCTTCAGAAGTTAGATGGTCTCCATGTTGATGTAGTACAAGATGGTAAGGGTGAGAGGTACATGGTGACATCTGAGCAAAAAAGTGCGAGAAAATGCTATGTTGATTACACTCGCATTGGAGGAAACCATGATATTAGGTGCAGTTGCCGAAAGATGGAGCGTGAAGGGATCCCTTGCAAGCATATTCTCTCGGTATTGAAGCATCTGgaggtgaaggtgaaggaaaTCCCAAAGTGTTGTGTGCTGCAGCGCCTATCGAAGAATGCAAAAGCCGATCTTCCTTCTGTTCGAAAAAGTGATTTGCATGTTTGGACAGAGAAACAAAAGAATTATTATGAATTGAATGCTCGAGGGTCCGAACTTTTTGACTTGGCATCTAATAGTTGTGAGTTGTTTGGGGAGGTGAAAGAATACATGGAGAGTCAACTATCAAAAATAAGTTCTTCTAATGCAGCAACCAAGAAGCACACGCATGTTGACGAGGTTGGTGAAACATCACATAGGCCTGAAGGTTCTGTTTTAGATCCCATCTGTGTAGCCACCAAGGGTGCACCTAGGAGCATGAAAGGATGGGATGAGCATCGGCCAAGATTGTGCAGTCGTTGTCGCCAACCAGGCCATGACATTCGCCGTTGTCCAGAGGCAAAGCGAGAAGAGTAA
- the LOC9268631 gene encoding uncharacterized protein — translation MAAPASSPVIRLDAAAVDPATVAYLRDLVERLEGKCYHQASDVQIFAADGDADLFRLRPEPSLLAGVPEVVVSAINTLEELLRKGSPALAAYRRHATRVRRLELQEAADAAMDELMSVNDVITDLQIAFRAKRAQLAAAQQAKGQIAAQIFAVVGAPATTRDSLARGAAALASLLPWLGAAHEREAELEMALGRMAPSFAPLNWNLEVATQRFEAADAVVHAVPHVAGSWRDDVQVVRDGGDRFEESASVLREYMA, via the coding sequence ATGGCGGCGCCAGCTTCATCACCCGTGATTCgcctcgacgcggcggcggtcgacCCGGCGACGGTGGCTTACCTGCGGGATCTCGTGGAGCGGCTCGAGGGGAAGTGCTATCACCAAGCCAGCGACGTTCAGAtcttcgccgccgacggcgatgcCGATCTGTTCCGCCTCCGGCCGGAGCCGTCGCTGCTCGCCGGCGTCCCCGAGGTGGTCGTGTCGGCGATCAACACCCTGGAGGAGCTCCTCCGCAAGGGGAGCCCTGCGCTGGCGGCGTACAGGCGGCACGCGACACGGGTGAGGCGCCTCGAGCTGCAggaggccgccgacgccgccatggaCGAGCTGATGTCGGTGAACGACGTCATCACCGACCTCCAAATCGCCTTCCGGGCCAAGAGGGCGCAGCTGGCCGCCGCGCAGCAGGCCAAGGGGCAGATCGCCGCCCAGATCTTCGCCGTGGTGGGCGCCCCGGCGACGACCCGGGACAGCCTcgcccgcggcgccgccgcgctggcgtCGCTGCTCCCGTGGCTCGGCGCCGCGCACGAGAGGGAGGCCGAGCTGGAGATGGCGCTGGGCAGGATGGCGCCGTCCTTCGCCCCCCTCAACTGGAACCTCGAGGTGGCCACGCAACGCTTCGAGGCCGCGGATGCCGTGGTCCACGCCGTCCCTCACGTCGCCGGCAGCTGGCGCGACGACGTGCAGGTCGTCCGCGATGGGGGCGACCGCTTCGAGGAGAGCGCGAGCGTCCTCCGCGAGTACATGGCGTAG